A section of the Streptomyces sp. NBC_01363 genome encodes:
- a CDS encoding contact-dependent growth inhibition system immunity protein yields MNLQRATRTSTNEPLTITRNAMSSPIDREMSLTELEGQKWPDPPPDSTYLVKSIHVLRSRPIGSLTVEEMRRLIGQDVGLPWLLPMAVEILRDTAHAEEIGGFYDDDLLSAVLTRSRETWLTMPDLAQEVKDILAILKDVSLYIEPEIEQFMSAFPESS; encoded by the coding sequence ATGAACCTTCAGAGAGCCACTAGAACATCAACCAATGAACCACTCACCATCACAAGGAACGCCATGAGCAGCCCTATTGATCGAGAAATGTCCCTAACGGAACTCGAAGGTCAAAAATGGCCGGACCCGCCACCGGACTCGACATACCTAGTAAAGAGCATTCACGTCCTGCGCTCCCGCCCCATCGGGAGTCTCACAGTTGAGGAAATGCGACGATTGATCGGCCAGGACGTGGGATTGCCCTGGCTGTTGCCGATGGCAGTGGAAATCCTGCGTGATACCGCACACGCGGAAGAGATTGGAGGGTTCTACGATGACGACCTACTGTCTGCCGTCCTCACTCGGAGCCGGGAAACTTGGCTCACCATGCCGGATCTAGCCCAGGAGGTCAAGGATATTTTGGCAATCCTAAAAGATGTTTCCTTGTACATCGAGCCAGAGATCGAGCAATTCATGTCCGCATTCCCGGAATCCTCATGA
- the mnmA gene encoding tRNA 2-thiouridine(34) synthase MnmA, translated as MTETSQRPLRVLAAMSGGVDSAVAAARAAEAGHDVTGVHLALSANPQSFRTGARGCCTIEDSRDARRAADVIGIPFYVWDLAERFREDVVDDFIAEYEAGRTPNPCLRCNEKIKFAALLDKALALGFDAVCTGHYATVVLNEDGSRELHRASDMAKDQSYVLGVLDEKQLAHAMFPLGDTLTTKDEIRSEAERRGLAVAKKPDSHDICFIADGDTQGFLASRLGGKAEGDILDESGTKVGTHEGAFGFTIGQRKGLRIGHPAPDGKPRYVLDISPVNNTVTVGPVESLDVTALTAIKPRWCGTAPTAPGTYTAQLRAHGGETEVAAELVDGTLNVTFTEPVRGVAPGQAVVLYDGTRVVGSATIATTVRRETAAASG; from the coding sequence ATGACTGAGACTTCCCAGCGCCCCCTCCGTGTGCTCGCCGCCATGTCCGGCGGTGTCGACTCCGCCGTCGCCGCGGCCCGCGCCGCCGAGGCGGGCCACGACGTGACCGGTGTGCACCTCGCCCTCTCCGCCAACCCGCAGTCCTTCCGTACCGGGGCGCGCGGCTGTTGCACGATCGAGGACTCCCGCGACGCCCGCCGCGCCGCGGATGTCATCGGCATCCCGTTCTACGTCTGGGACCTCGCGGAACGCTTCCGCGAGGACGTCGTGGACGACTTCATCGCCGAGTACGAGGCGGGCCGCACGCCCAACCCGTGCCTGCGCTGCAACGAGAAGATCAAGTTCGCCGCACTCCTCGACAAGGCCCTCGCGCTCGGCTTCGACGCGGTCTGCACCGGCCACTACGCCACCGTCGTCCTGAACGAGGACGGCAGCCGCGAGCTGCACCGCGCCTCCGACATGGCCAAGGACCAGTCGTACGTCCTCGGCGTCCTGGACGAGAAGCAGCTCGCCCACGCGATGTTCCCGCTCGGCGACACCCTCACCACCAAGGACGAGATCCGCTCCGAGGCCGAGCGCCGGGGCCTCGCCGTCGCCAAGAAGCCCGACAGCCACGACATCTGCTTCATCGCCGACGGCGACACCCAGGGCTTCCTGGCGAGCCGGCTCGGCGGCAAGGCGGAGGGCGACATCCTCGACGAGTCGGGCACGAAGGTCGGCACCCACGAGGGTGCCTTCGGCTTCACCATCGGCCAGCGCAAGGGTCTGCGCATCGGCCACCCCGCCCCCGACGGCAAGCCGCGCTACGTCCTGGACATCTCCCCGGTGAACAACACGGTGACGGTCGGCCCGGTCGAGTCCCTCGACGTCACCGCGCTCACCGCCATCAAGCCCCGCTGGTGCGGCACGGCCCCGACCGCCCCCGGCACCTACACCGCCCAGCTCCGCGCCCACGGCGGCGAGACCGAGGTAGCGGCCGAACTCGTCGACGGAACGTTGAACGTCACCTTCACCGAGCCGGTACGAGGCGTGGCCCCCGGCCAGGCGGTCGTCCTGTACGACGGCACCCGCGTGGTCGGCTCGGCGACGATCGCCACGACGGTGCGGCGGGAGACGGCGGCGGCGTCCGGCTGA
- a CDS encoding N-acetylmuramoyl-L-alanine amidase: MGTKGTPGAKSSGGAKSGHGISRRGLLIGAAVMAVGTAALAREELEHAWWRLPGVDKPRKPGEVDYARAQWISASSSNWRKADRPDDYTIDRVVIHVTQGSYQGAVKVFQDPGHGAAAHYVVRKDGHVTQMIRELDVAFHAGNRSYNERSVGIEHEGFVDRPQDFSAAMYGASARLTAAICGRYGMPVDREHIIGHVEVPGTDHTDPGKHWDWDRYLKLVRAAQKP, translated from the coding sequence ATGGGGACCAAGGGGACACCGGGCGCCAAGAGCTCCGGGGGCGCGAAGTCCGGGCACGGCATCAGCCGGCGCGGGCTGCTGATCGGTGCCGCGGTCATGGCCGTGGGCACCGCCGCGCTGGCGCGGGAGGAGCTGGAGCACGCCTGGTGGCGGCTGCCGGGGGTGGACAAGCCCCGCAAGCCCGGCGAGGTGGATTACGCGCGGGCCCAGTGGATATCGGCCTCGTCGTCGAACTGGCGGAAGGCCGACCGCCCCGACGACTACACCATCGACCGGGTCGTCATCCATGTCACCCAAGGCAGCTACCAGGGCGCGGTGAAGGTCTTCCAGGACCCGGGGCACGGAGCGGCGGCGCACTACGTGGTGCGCAAGGACGGCCATGTGACGCAGATGATCCGTGAGCTGGATGTGGCGTTCCACGCGGGGAACAGGTCGTACAACGAGCGCAGTGTGGGGATCGAGCACGAGGGCTTCGTGGACCGGCCGCAGGACTTCTCGGCGGCGATGTACGGGGCCTCCGCGCGGCTCACGGCGGCGATATGCGGGCGGTACGGGATGCCGGTGGACCGGGAGCACATCATCGGGCACGTGGAGGTGCCGGGCACGGACCACACCGATCCGGGCAAGCACTGGGACTGGGACCGGTATCTGAAGCTGGTCCGGGCGGCGCAGAAACCGTGA